In a single window of the Dreissena polymorpha isolate Duluth1 chromosome 3, UMN_Dpol_1.0, whole genome shotgun sequence genome:
- the LOC127873823 gene encoding suppressor of cytokine signaling 5-like translates to MAEGWDHDVTKSNRELKMKARTNRHRLHRSSVRPFFCCGSQVSLNSITELKDLPVTSGRTIEEDYEDLSDSDDLHSDFHRLNVATHDVELPTRISKTKRKKLGTKSHKKFWPTKLRAKLPASKRAAQYGSESKITSKKADKDACTCFQSCQSLLRINHDSRPLGGVVANFSSTNSFAVDQRSPGIAAVLRATAAESIQLPPRRVDAPLPFIDNFNALYPINDIDEQRIAERRFEMEHGILESRENAFASGSIIDLSDGPSHEVEGIGQYPSYGAMGLLSPESYSASAPSQASCLELRSSKGAICCPSNSQWSLASIPRPQGVHTQIDFKHYLVPDMNRIVNSSFYWGIMDRYQAEKLIDNKPEGTFLLRDSAQDEFLFSVSFRRYGRSLHARIEQWNHKFSFDSRDPGVFATSSVCGLIEHYKDPSCCMFFEPMLTIPVHRNFPFSLQHMARAAITSQVSYDGISQLPLPVSLKEYLRFYFYKQKVRVRRFDNVACGCDSH, encoded by the exons ATGGCAGAAG GTTGGGATCATGATGTGACCAAATCAAACAGGGAGTTAAAAATGAAGGCTCGCACAAACCGTCATAGACTGCATCGCTCCTCAGTGCGGCCATTCTTCTGTTGTGGAAGTCAAGTGTCACTCAACAGCATCACAG AGTTGAAGGACCTGCCTGTGACCAGTGGGAGAACGATAGAGGAGGACTATGAAGACCTCTCTGACTCAGATGACCTCCACAGTGACTTCCACAGGCTTAATGTTGCCACTCATGATGTGGAGCTGCCAACCAGAATTTCAAAAACCAAACGCAAGAAACTGGGAACAAAATCACACAAAAAATTCTGGCCAACCAAGCTCCGAGCGAAGCTACCTGCGTCAAAGAGGGCAGCACAGTACGGATCAGAATCAAAAATAACCTCAAAGAAAGCAGATAAGGACGCTTGTACTTGCTTTCAGTCCTGTCAATCCCTCTTGCGGATCAATCATGATTCCAGACCTTTAGGTGGCGTTGTTGCTAATTTTTCTTCAACCAATTCATTTGCAGTTGATCAGCGTAGCCCGGGCATTGCAGCAGTTTTACGAGCAACTGCTGCTGAGTCCATTCAACTGCCACCAAGGAGAGTAGATGCTCCACTCCCCTTTATAGATAACTTCAACGCACTTTACCCTATCAATGATATTGATGAACAAAGAATTGCAGAGAGAAGGTTTGAAATGGAGCATGGCATTTTGGAGTCCAGAGAAAATGCTTTTGCGTCTGGTTCGATTATTGACCTCTCAGATGGACCTAGTCATGAAGTGGAGGGCATTGGGCAGTACCCTTCATATGGTGCAATGGGACTTCTATCACCAGAATCGTACTCAGCATCAGCACCTAGTCAAGCAAGCTGTTTAGAACTGCGGAGTAGTAAAGGTGCAATATGTTGTCCTTCAAATAGTCAGTGGTCTCTGGCCTCGATCCCCCGTCCCCAGGGTGTTCATACGCAGATAGATTTCAAGCACTATCTTGTACCAGATATGAACAGGATTGTAAACTCCAGTTTTTACTGGGGCATAATGGACCGGTACCAAGCTGAAAAACTAATAGACAACAAACCAGAAGGCACCTTTCTTTTACGTGACAGTGCACAGGATGAATTTCTGTTTTCAGTTAGCTTTCGAAGATATGGAAGGTCCCTCCATGCTAGGATTGAGCAGTGGAATCACAAGTTCAGTTTCGATTCCAGAGATCCGGGAGTTTTTGCCACCAGCAGTGTTTGCGGCCTTATTGAGCATTACAAAGACCCCAGCTGTTGCATGTTCTTTGAGCCTATGCTTACAATCCCTGTACATAGGAACTTCCCATTTTCGCTGCAGCACATGGCCCGTGCAGCCATCACCAGCCAGGTCTCCTATGATGGCATTAGTCAGCTGCCCTTGCCTGTCAGTCTCAAAGAATACCTCAGATTCTATTTCTACAAACAGAAAGTTCGAGTGAGACGATTTGACAACGTAGCTTGTGGATGTGATAGCCATTGA